From Paraburkholderia sabiae, a single genomic window includes:
- the rpmI gene encoding 50S ribosomal protein L35, translating to MPKMKTKKSAAKRFVVRPGGTVKRGQAFKRHILTKKTTKNKRHLRGATAVHDSDLNSVRAMLPFA from the coding sequence ATGCCGAAGATGAAGACCAAGAAGAGCGCTGCAAAGCGCTTCGTGGTTCGTCCGGGCGGTACCGTCAAGCGCGGTCAAGCCTTCAAGCGCCACATTCTTACCAAGAAGACCACCAAGAACAAGCGTCACCTGCGCGGCGCCACGGCAGTTCATGATTCCGATCTGAACTCCGTACGCGCAATGCTGCCGTTCGCCTAA
- the rplT gene encoding 50S ribosomal protein L20 — MPRVKRGVTARARHKKIINLAKGYRGRRNNVYRIAKQAVMRAGQYAYRDRRNKKRVFRALWITRINAAVRQHDMTYSVFINGLKKASIELDRKVLADMAVFDKAAFAAIVKQVKAAVAA, encoded by the coding sequence ATGCCTCGAGTAAAACGTGGGGTTACCGCACGGGCCCGCCACAAGAAGATCATCAACCTGGCCAAGGGTTACCGCGGCCGCCGCAATAACGTCTATCGCATCGCCAAGCAGGCGGTCATGCGCGCAGGCCAATACGCCTACCGCGATCGCCGCAACAAGAAGCGTGTGTTCCGCGCACTGTGGATCACGCGTATCAACGCGGCGGTGCGTCAGCACGACATGACGTACAGCGTGTTCATCAACGGCCTGAAGAAGGCGTCGATCGAACTCGACCGCAAGGTGCTGGCCGACATGGCTGTGTTCGACAAGGCTGCTTTTGCTGCGATCGTCAAGCAGGTGAAAGCCGCCGTTGCAGCCTGA
- the pheS gene encoding phenylalanine--tRNA ligase subunit alpha yields the protein MDLDQIVADAKSAFEQASDVTTLENEKARFLGKSGALTELLKGLGKLDPETRKTEGARINIVKQQVEAALTARRQALADALLNQRLAAEAIDVTLPGRGAGTGSLHPVMHTWERVEQIFRTIGFDVADGPEIETDWYNFTSLNSPENHPARSMQDTFYVDGKDAEGRPLLLRTHTSPMQVRYARTNTPPIKVIVPGRTYRVDSDATHSPMFNQVEGLWIDENISFADLKGVYTDFLKKFFERDDILVRFRPSYFPFTEPSAEIDMMFEQGKNAGKWLEISGSGQVHPTVIRNMGLDPERYIGFAFGSGLERLTMLRYGVQDLRLFFENDLRFLRQFA from the coding sequence ATGGATCTGGACCAGATTGTCGCCGACGCAAAAAGCGCCTTTGAACAAGCCTCCGACGTCACCACGCTCGAAAACGAGAAGGCACGCTTTCTCGGCAAGTCGGGCGCCCTGACGGAACTGTTGAAGGGGCTGGGCAAGCTCGATCCCGAAACGCGCAAGACGGAAGGCGCGCGGATCAACATCGTCAAGCAGCAGGTCGAAGCTGCGCTGACGGCGCGCCGCCAGGCGCTCGCCGACGCGCTGCTGAACCAGCGCCTCGCCGCCGAGGCCATCGACGTCACGCTGCCCGGGCGCGGCGCCGGCACGGGCAGTCTGCACCCCGTGATGCACACGTGGGAACGCGTCGAACAGATTTTCCGCACCATTGGCTTCGACGTGGCCGACGGTCCCGAAATCGAAACTGACTGGTACAACTTCACGTCGCTGAACAGCCCGGAAAACCATCCGGCGCGTTCGATGCAGGACACGTTCTACGTCGACGGCAAGGACGCCGAAGGCCGTCCGCTGCTGCTGCGTACGCACACCAGCCCGATGCAGGTCCGCTACGCGCGCACTAACACGCCGCCCATCAAGGTGATCGTGCCCGGCCGCACGTACCGCGTGGACAGCGACGCGACGCACTCGCCGATGTTCAACCAGGTCGAAGGCCTGTGGATCGACGAGAACATCAGCTTCGCCGACCTGAAGGGCGTCTACACCGACTTCCTCAAGAAATTCTTCGAGCGCGACGACATTCTCGTGCGCTTCCGTCCGTCGTACTTCCCGTTCACCGAGCCGTCAGCCGAAATCGACATGATGTTCGAGCAAGGCAAGAACGCCGGCAAATGGCTTGAAATCTCGGGCTCCGGCCAGGTTCACCCGACGGTGATCCGCAACATGGGCCTCGACCCGGAGCGCTATATCGGCTTTGCATTCGGCAGTGGCCTCGAGCGTCTGACGATGCTGCGTTACGGCGTGCAAGATTTGCGTCTGTTCTTTGAAAACGACCTGCGCTTCTTGCGCCAGTTCGCCTGA
- the pheT gene encoding phenylalanine--tRNA ligase subunit beta gives MQFPESWLRTFVDPQLTTAELSHALTMAGLEVEDLRPAAPPTSKIVVGRVLEVVKHPDADKLNVCQVDAGTGATLNIVCGAPNVAPGIKVPVALVGAQLPPAEEGGAPFAIKLSKLRGVQSEGMLCSARELKLSEDHSGLLILPEDTPIGQDIRETLNLDDTVFEIKLTPNKADCLSVFGVARETAAITGAPLRPLEIKPVEVKLNETLPVKISAPDLCGRFSGRVIRGVNARAKSPAWMVERLERSGQRSISALVDISNYVMLELGRPSHVFDLDKIHGSMDVRWGKRGESLKLLNGNTVEVDETVGVIADDQHIESLAGIMGGDSTAVTLDTTNIYLEAAFWWPDSIRGRSRRYNFSTDAGHRFERGVDYSTTVEHIERITQLILDICGGEAGPVDDQIVNVPKRAPVKMRVARANRIIGVAISADEIAQIFTRLGLPFERAGDDFLVTPPPYRFDIEIEEDLIEEVARIYGFEKIPARPPVARSEMRRTNETQRSIHTLRHALAARDYAETVNFSFVDAEWEQDFAGNDKPVKLLNPIASQLSVMRTTLFGSLINVLRHNLNRRADRIRVFEAGRVFLQDASVKAGELAVEGFAQPKMIGALAYGPVVEEQWGAATRAVDFFDVKGDLEALLAPAVARFVKAEHPALHPGRSARIELDGRAIGWIGELHPRWMQKYDLPHAPIVFEVEAEALMQRALPSPSEVSKFPPVRRDIAIVVDQKIEVQALFDEMQKALSEEACKTIQRVALFDEFRAKSNTSGGLAAHEKSLAFRVTLQDTGGTLQDETVDLAIQTLVDRLARVYGARLRG, from the coding sequence ATGCAATTCCCGGAATCCTGGCTCAGAACCTTTGTCGATCCGCAACTGACGACGGCCGAACTGTCGCACGCGCTGACGATGGCCGGTCTCGAAGTGGAAGACCTGCGTCCCGCCGCGCCGCCTACCTCGAAGATCGTCGTGGGCCGCGTGCTCGAAGTCGTCAAGCACCCGGACGCGGACAAGCTCAACGTGTGTCAGGTCGACGCCGGCACGGGCGCGACGCTGAACATCGTGTGCGGTGCGCCGAACGTGGCGCCCGGCATCAAGGTGCCCGTCGCGCTGGTGGGCGCGCAACTGCCGCCCGCCGAAGAAGGCGGTGCGCCGTTCGCGATCAAGCTCTCGAAGCTGCGTGGCGTGCAAAGCGAAGGCATGCTGTGCTCAGCGCGTGAACTGAAGCTGTCGGAAGATCATAGCGGCCTGCTGATCCTGCCGGAAGATACGCCGATTGGCCAGGACATCCGCGAAACGCTGAACCTCGACGACACCGTGTTCGAAATCAAGCTGACGCCGAACAAGGCTGATTGCCTGTCGGTGTTCGGCGTCGCGCGCGAAACCGCCGCGATCACGGGCGCGCCGCTGCGTCCGCTCGAAATCAAGCCGGTCGAAGTCAAGCTCAACGAAACGTTGCCCGTGAAGATTTCGGCGCCCGATCTGTGCGGCCGCTTCTCGGGCCGCGTGATTCGTGGCGTCAATGCGCGCGCGAAGTCGCCGGCATGGATGGTCGAGCGGCTCGAACGTTCCGGTCAACGAAGCATTTCGGCGCTGGTCGACATCTCGAACTATGTGATGCTGGAACTCGGCCGTCCGTCGCACGTGTTCGATCTCGACAAGATCCACGGCAGCATGGACGTGCGCTGGGGCAAGCGCGGCGAATCGCTGAAGCTGCTCAACGGTAATACGGTCGAAGTCGACGAAACGGTCGGCGTGATCGCCGACGACCAACACATCGAAAGCCTCGCGGGCATCATGGGCGGCGACAGCACGGCCGTCACGCTCGACACCACCAACATCTATCTCGAAGCCGCATTCTGGTGGCCAGATAGCATCCGCGGCCGGTCGCGCCGCTACAACTTCTCGACGGACGCGGGTCATCGCTTCGAACGCGGCGTCGACTACTCGACCACCGTCGAGCACATCGAGCGCATCACGCAGTTGATTCTCGACATCTGCGGCGGCGAAGCCGGTCCTGTCGACGACCAGATCGTCAACGTGCCGAAGCGCGCGCCGGTGAAGATGCGTGTTGCGCGCGCGAACCGCATCATCGGTGTGGCGATCAGCGCTGATGAGATCGCACAGATCTTCACGCGCCTCGGCTTGCCGTTCGAGCGTGCGGGCGACGACTTCCTCGTGACGCCGCCGCCGTATCGTTTCGATATTGAGATCGAAGAAGATCTGATCGAAGAAGTCGCACGCATTTACGGCTTTGAGAAAATTCCCGCGCGTCCGCCTGTCGCACGCAGCGAAATGCGCCGTACGAACGAAACGCAGCGCTCGATTCATACGCTGCGCCACGCGCTCGCCGCGCGCGATTACGCGGAAACGGTGAACTTCAGCTTCGTCGATGCCGAGTGGGAGCAGGACTTCGCGGGCAACGACAAGCCGGTGAAGCTGCTCAATCCGATCGCGAGCCAGCTGTCGGTCATGCGTACGACGCTGTTCGGCAGTTTGATCAACGTGCTGCGCCACAACCTGAACCGTCGCGCGGATCGTATCCGCGTGTTCGAAGCGGGTCGTGTGTTCCTTCAGGATGCGTCGGTCAAGGCAGGCGAGCTGGCCGTCGAAGGCTTCGCGCAGCCGAAGATGATCGGCGCGCTCGCGTATGGTCCCGTGGTCGAAGAGCAGTGGGGCGCGGCGACGCGTGCCGTCGATTTCTTCGACGTGAAGGGCGATCTCGAAGCGCTGCTTGCGCCTGCCGTCGCGCGTTTCGTGAAGGCCGAGCATCCGGCGCTGCATCCGGGACGTAGCGCGCGCATCGAACTCGATGGCCGCGCAATCGGCTGGATCGGCGAACTGCATCCGCGCTGGATGCAGAAGTACGACCTGCCGCATGCGCCGATCGTGTTCGAAGTCGAAGCGGAAGCGCTGATGCAGCGCGCGTTGCCGAGTCCTTCGGAAGTATCGAAATTCCCGCCTGTGCGACGCGATATCGCGATCGTCGTCGACCAGAAAATCGAGGTTCAGGCGCTCTTCGACGAGATGCAAAAGGCGCTGTCGGAAGAGGCTTGCAAGACCATTCAAAGGGTTGCGCTTTTCGATGAATTTCGTGCAAAATCAAATACTTCCGGCGGGCTGGCGGCGCACGAGAAAAGCCTTGCGTTCCGTGTAACCTTGCAAGATACTGGTGGGACCCTTCAGGATGAAACGGTCGATCTGGCCATTCAGACTTTAGTGGATCGTCTTGCTCGAGTGTATGGCGCCCGGTTGCGCGGATAA
- a CDS encoding integration host factor subunit alpha: MNEMNSSDFEALLSAQRSAMIRDIPTSTSSASAEAPTLTKAELAELLFDNVGLNKREAKDMVEAFFEVIRDALESGDSVKLSGFGNFQLRDKPQRPGRNPKTGEAIPIAARRVVTFHASQKLKALVENGAEESFAR; encoded by the coding sequence ATGAATGAAATGAACTCGAGTGATTTCGAAGCCCTTCTTTCGGCGCAGCGTAGCGCCATGATCCGCGATATTCCTACCTCGACCTCCAGCGCGTCGGCCGAAGCACCGACGCTCACCAAGGCTGAGCTTGCCGAGCTGCTGTTCGACAATGTCGGGCTCAACAAGCGGGAAGCGAAGGACATGGTCGAAGCATTCTTCGAAGTGATTCGCGACGCGCTGGAAAGCGGCGACAGCGTGAAGCTGTCCGGCTTCGGCAATTTCCAGCTGCGCGACAAGCCGCAGCGTCCGGGCAGAAATCCGAAAACGGGCGAGGCGATTCCAATCGCCGCGCGCCGCGTCGTGACGTTCCATGCAAGTCAAAAGCTGAAGGCGCTGGTTGAGAACGGCGCTGAAGAGAGCTTCGCGCGTTAA
- a CDS encoding MerR family transcriptional regulator yields the protein MTATIEKVVLPPIPAKRYFTIGEVSELCGVKPHVLRYWEQEFTQLRPVKRRGNRRYYQHHEVLLIRRIRELLYEQGFTINGARNRLDSHGAGQGAEAEGEVVEGTVVQPTTATVDVDQLRKELLQVIDLLGH from the coding sequence ATGACAGCGACGATCGAAAAAGTCGTCTTGCCTCCGATTCCCGCGAAGCGCTACTTCACGATCGGTGAAGTCAGCGAGCTATGCGGTGTCAAGCCGCACGTGCTGCGGTACTGGGAGCAGGAGTTCACGCAGTTGCGTCCGGTGAAGCGCCGCGGCAATCGCCGGTACTATCAGCATCATGAAGTGCTGCTGATCCGGCGGATCCGCGAGTTGCTGTACGAGCAGGGTTTCACGATCAACGGCGCGCGCAACCGCCTCGATTCGCATGGTGCCGGGCAGGGCGCGGAAGCCGAGGGCGAGGTAGTCGAAGGTACAGTCGTGCAGCCGACTACGGCAACCGTCGATGTCGATCAGTTGCGCAAGGAGCTGCTGCAGGTGATCGACCTGCTCGGGCATTGA
- a CDS encoding DUF3303 domain-containing protein, giving the protein MKFIVQWNGHPTVQQSAVERFMKTGGALPPDGIKMIGRWHSIGELSGCAIIESESTAPMAAWVLQWGDVFTFRISPALSDEELGAALGAHQAGQ; this is encoded by the coding sequence ATGAAGTTCATAGTTCAGTGGAACGGCCACCCGACGGTGCAGCAATCGGCTGTCGAGCGCTTCATGAAAACGGGCGGTGCGTTGCCGCCTGACGGGATCAAGATGATCGGACGTTGGCATTCGATCGGCGAGTTGAGCGGATGCGCGATCATCGAGTCGGAGAGCACGGCACCGATGGCCGCGTGGGTGCTGCAATGGGGCGACGTCTTTACGTTCAGGATCTCGCCGGCGCTGTCGGATGAAGAGCTCGGGGCGGCGTTGGGCGCGCATCAGGCGGGGCAGTGA